In the genome of Methanobrevibacter sp., the window GATGAAAAGGGTTATAAAGTCATTGATATTCCAGCATTGAATGAAAAAGTTTCAGAGATTATTTACGGTAGTGAAGAATTGCTTATTTTTGAGGGGCATCTGTCTCATTTGTGCTCAGGTGCGGATAAAGTGATAGTCTTAAGGGTTAGGCCAGAAATTTTAAAGTCCAGGCTTGAAGCCCGTGATTATTCAGATGCTAAAATTCAAGAGAATCTGGAAGCGGAAGCTATGGGAGTATGCAGTGCTGAAGCTTATGAGCTTTATGGCGAGGATATTTCAGAAATTGATGCTACTGACATGTCCGTTTTAGAGATTGCAGATTTAATATCTGATATTGTTGGGGGAAAGATTAATCCTAGTGTTGGCGAAATTGATTTTATGGATTGGTTAATTTCAAATCCCTGATTTTTTGCATTGATTTTGATAAATTAAATGCATTGAAAGAGTATATGGGTTAGAATAACTCATTTATTTATTTATTTTTTAATTATCTAGTTTTGAAGGTAAATTGGTATAAAATCCATAACCTTTATAAATGGTAATATACATATTTATTCTTAATATTCATATTAACCTAAGGTTTATTTTAACTATGGTTTTTGTTTTAATTTGCGCAAATCATTTTAATTCAATTTTGAATATTATATCCTATTTTCATAATTATGAGGAGGATATTTTT includes:
- a CDS encoding adenylate kinase family protein; translated protein: MFKTIFITGTPCTGKTTVGEVLSDKLNCRLIKINDLAIENGFVLGIDDEKGYKVIDIPALNEKVSEIIYGSEELLIFEGHLSHLCSGADKVIVLRVRPEILKSRLEARDYSDAKIQENLEAEAMGVCSAEAYELYGEDISEIDATDMSVLEIADLISDIVGGKINPSVGEIDFMDWLISNP